CGCGAGTGCGACGAGCTCTTCGCGCGACGGCGCTGCGAGGAGCTCGTCGAAGTTCAGCATCCCGGCGCTCTTCTCCGCGCCCATGCGGATGACCCAGTTCAGCGACGGCAGCCGCGCGGCTTCGAGCGCGCCCGGCTCGCAGTCGGCAAGCTCCGGCGCGAGGTCGGCGAGCATCCCGAGATAATCGCTGCCCTTGAACGACGGCGACAGCACCAGCGCGCGACAGCCGACCTTGTTCACCGCGTATTCGAGTTCGCTGCGCCGGTACGCCGGGTTGATATTGACGAGCACGAGGCCGGCTTTCGCGGTCGCGAACTGCGTCAGCGCCCATTCGAGATTGTTCTGCGACCAGATGCCGACGCGATCCCCCGTCGCGAGCCCGAGGCGCCGCAGCGCGCACGCGAGCGCATCGACCTTGATTTTCAGCTCGGCATAGGTCAGCCGCACATTCTGGTGGCGCACGACGAGCGCCTCGCGCTGCGCGTGGCGCTGGCACGCCTCGTCGAAGAAGCGGCCGATCGTCTGGCCGATCAGCGGTTTGGCGGATGCGCCGTGAACGTAGCTCAACTGCGTCATGTGTCTCTCCCCTCCAATCAGCCTTTCGCGGGCTCGAATTCGACGAGCTCCGCGCCGTCGCCGACCTGGTCGCCGACGGCGTAACGGTAAGCCTTGACCGTGCCGGCGGCCGGCGCGTTGATCGTGTGCTCCATCTTCATCGCTTCGAGGATCAGGAGCGGCGCGCCTTTCGCGACTGTCGCGCCCGGCTCCGCCAATAGCGCGATGACTTTGCCCGGCATCGGCGCGAGCAACCCGCCTTCGGCGCCGCCGCCTTCACCGGAGAAATGCAGCGGGTCGACGTTCGCGAGCTGCCAGCTGCGCCCGTGCAGGAACACGTGGCGCATCCGCCCCGCAGTGATGACGGTTGCATCCATGCGCGTGCCGTCGAGCTCGACGCGCAGCCGGCCACGCTCGTTGACGCGGCCGCGCGCGTCGGCCGACCTGCCGTCGACGGTCAGCGTGTAGCGGTCGCCGCGATATGCGACGTGCACGGTCTTCTGCGTCTCGCCGACGCGGTAGATCAGTGCGCGCTTCGCCGTCGCGTTGAGCCGCCAGCCGTCGCGGGCGTGCCACGGCGAAACGGGATCGGCGCCGCGACGCGCAGCCTCTTCGGCCCACGTCGCCTCGCGCAACAGTTCGCCGAGCGCGGCGACGAGCCAGACTTCTTCCGGCGTCGTCTCGCTCTCGGGGAACAGATACGCTTTCTCGCGCTCGATGAGCCCGGTGTCGAGATCGGCGCCGGCGAACGCCGGGCACGCGGTCAGCCTTGAGAGGAACTCGATGTTGTTCGCGACGCCGACGACGCGATAGTCGGCGAGCGCCTGCAGCATGCGTGCCAACGCCTGCTCGCGGCTGTCGTCCCAGACGATCAGCTTCGCGATCATCGGGTCGTAGAACGGGCTGATCTCGTCGCCTTCCTCGACGCCGGTATCGACGCGCACGTGCAGCCCTTCGGCGGGTGGCGCGAGGTGCAGCAGCTTGCCGGTCGAGGGCAGAAAACCTTTCGCCGGGTCTTCGGCGTAGATCCGCGCTTCCAGGGCGTGCCCGCGGATCTCGAGTTGCTCCTGCGCGAGCGGCAGCGGCTCACCGCTTGCCACGCGCAGCTGCCACTCGACGAGATCGAGCCCGGTGATCATCTCGGTGACCGGATGCTCGACCTGCAGCCGCGTGTTCATCTCCATGAAATAGAACGAGCCGTCCTGGTGGGCGATGAACTCGACGGTGCCGGCGCCCACATACCGGACCGCTTTCGCGGCTTCGACGGCCGTGCGTCCCATCGCCGCGCGCCGCTCCGGCGTCATGCCGGGCGCGGGCGCTTCCTCGAGCACTTTCTGGTGGCGGCGCTGCACCGAGCAGTCGCGCTCGAACAGATACACGCAGTTGCCGTGCGTGTCGCCGAACACCTGGATCTCGATGTGGCGCGGGCGCGTGACGTATTTCTCGACGAGCACGTGCTCGTCGCCGAAGCTGGATGCCGCTTCGCGCTTGCACGATGCGAGCGCCGCTTCGAAGTCGTCGGAGCGCTCGACGAGGCGCATGCCTTTGCCGCCGCCACCGGCCGCGGCCTTGATCAGCACCGGGTAGCCGATGCGATCGGCCTGCTCGTGCAGGAAGCCGGGCTCCTGGTTGTCGCCGTGGTAGCCGGGCGTCAACGGCACGCCGGCCGCTTCCATCAGCTTCTTCGCTTCGGACTTCGAGCCCATCGCGCGGATCGCCGACACCGGCGGGCCGATGAAGACGATGCCGGCCCGTTCGCACGCATCGCAGAAGTCCTCGTTCTCGGACAGGAAGCCGTAGCCGGGATGGATCGCCTGCGCGCCGGTCTGCTGCGCGGCGGCGATGATGCGGTCGATGACGAGATAGCTTTCCTTCGCCGGCGCCGGGCCGATCAGCACCGCCTCGTCGGCGAGGCGCACGTGGCGCGCGTTCGCGTCGGCTTCGGAATAGACGGCGACGGTGCGGATGCCCATGCGACGCGCTGTTTTTATTACGCGGCAGGCGATTTCCCCGCGGTTCGCGATCAGGATCTTTTCAAACATGGGTGCGCTCCGCGATGAAATCGCCTGAGCATGCTTCGCATGCGAGGCAAAGTGGCTTCGCCGCTGCGGCGCTGCGCGCCTGGTCGCCGCGGTTTGCGATGAGGATCTTTTCGAACATTGTTTTTCTCCTCCCCTTACATCCGGAACAGGCCGAACTTCGTCTGCGGGATCGGCGCGTTCAGCGTCGCCGAAAGACTCAGCCCGAGCACGCGCCGGCTCTGCGCCGGGTCGATGACGCCGTCGTCCCACAGGCGCGCGGTCGCGTAGTACGGGTGGCCCTGGACTTCGTACTGCTCGCGGATCGGCGCCCGAAAAGCTTCCTCGTCTTCCTTGCTCCACGTGCCGCCTTTCGCTTCGATGCCGTCGCGGCGCACGGTCGCGAGCACGCTCGCCGCCTGTTCGCCGCCCATCACCGAGATACGGCTGTTCGGCCACATCCACAGGAAGCGCGGACTGTACGCGCGGCCGCACATGCCGTAGTTGCCGGCGCCGAAGCTGCCGCCGATGATCATCGTCAGCTTGGGCACCTGCGCGGTCGCGACCGCGGTGACCATCTTCGCGCCATCCTTCGCGATGCCGGCGTTCTCGTACTTGCGCCCGACCATGAAGCCGGTGATGTTCTGCAGGAAGATCAGCGGGATGCCGCGCTGCGCGCACAGCTCGACGAAATGCGCGCCTTTCTGCGCCGATTCGCCGAACAGGATGCCGTTGTTCGCGACGATGCCGACCGGATAGCCGTAGAGCTGCGCGAAGCCGGTCACGAGCGTCGTGCCGTAGCGCGACTTGAATTCGTCGAAGCGCGAGCCGTCGACGATGCGTGCGATCACTTCGCGCACGTCGTAGGGTTTGCGCGTGTCGCTCGGGATGATGCCGTAGATCTCCTCGGGGTCGTACAGCGGCTCGTCGCCGCCGCCGAGGTTCATGCCGACTTCTTTGACGCGGTTCAGGTTCGCGACGATGCGCCGTGCGATGTAGAGCGCATGCGCGTCGTTCTCGGCGAGGTGGTCCGCGACGCCGGAAATCCGCGTATGCACGTCGCCGCCGCCGAGATCCTCGGCGCTGACGACTTCGCCGGTCGCCGCTTTCACGAGCGGCGGCCCGCCGAGGAAGATCGTGCCCTGGTTCTTGACGATGACTGTCTCGTCGCTCATCGCCGGCATGTACGCGCCGCCCGCGGTGCACGAGCCCATCACGACTGCGATCTGCGGGATGCCGAGCGCGGACATGTTCGCCTGGTTGTAGAAGATGCGGCCGAAGTGCTCGCGGTCCGGGAACACTTCGTCCTGCGTCGGCAGGTTCGCCCCACCCGAGTCGACGAGATAGATGCACGGCAGATTGTTCATCTGCGCGATCTCCTGCGCGCGCAGGTGCTTCTTCACCGTCATCGGGAAGTAGCTGCCGCCTTTCACCGTCGCGTCGTTCGCGACGATCATGCATTCGAGCCCTTTGACGCGACCGATGCCGGCGATCACGCCGGCCGACGGGGCGTCCCCGTCGTACATGCCGTATGCGGCGAGCTGGCCGATCTCGAGGAACGACGTGCCGGGGTCGAGCAGATGGTTGACGCGGTCGCGCGGCAGCAGCTTGCCGCGCGCAGTGTGCTTGTCGCATGGCGCCGGGCCGCCGCCGAGCGCGACTTCGGCGGCTTTTTCGCGCAAGTCCGCGACGAGCCTTTTGAGCGCCGCGGCGTTCGCCCGGAACTCGTCGCTGCGGGGGTTGATGTTCGACTTGATGACGCTCATCACAGCGTCTCCGCGAACAGTTCGCGCCCGATCAGCATGCGGCGGATCTCGCTCGTGCCGGCGCCGATTTCGTACAGCTTCGCGTCGCGCCACAGGCGGCCGACCGGGTACTCGTTCGTGTAGCCGACGCCGCCGAGGGCCTGGATCGCCTCACCGGCCATCCACGTCGCCTTCTCGGCCGAATACAGGATCGCGCCGGCCGCATCCTTCCTGAGCGTGCGCGAGTGGTCGGTGCGGTCGCAGGCCTGGCCGACCGCATAGACGTACGCGCGCGTCGCCATCCACGTCGAGTACATGTCGGCGAGCTTGCCCTGCATCAGCTGGAATTCGCCGATCGGCTGATTGAACTGCTTGCGGTCGTGCAGGTACGGGACGACCGCGTCCATGCACGCGGCCATGATGCCGAGCGGCCCGCCGCACAGCACCGCGCGCTCGTAGTCGAGGCCGCTCATCAGCACCTTCACGCCGCCGCCGACCTGGCCGAGCACGTTCTCTTCCGGCACTTCGACGTCGTCGAAGAACAGCGGGAAAGTATTCGAGCCGCGCATGCCGAGCTTGTCGAGGTGCGTGCCGTGCGTGAAGCCTTTCATGCCTTTCTCGACGATGAACGCAGTGACTCCCTTCGGCCCCGCGTCGAGGTCGGTCTTCGCATAGACGACGAGCGTGTCGGCGTCGCCGCCGTTCGTGATCCACATCTTCGCGCCGTTGAGGACAAAGCGGTCGCCTTTCCTGTCGGCGCGCAGCTTCATCGACACGACGTCCGACCCGGCGTTCGGTTCGCTCATCGCCAGCGCGCCGACGTGCTCGCCGGAAATCAGCTTCGGCAGGTATCTCTTCTTCTGCGCGGCGTTGCCGTTGCGGCGGATCTGGTTCACGCACAGGTTCGAGTGTGCGCCGTACGACAGGCCGACCGACGCCGACGCGCGCGAGACTTCCTCGAGCGCGATGATGTGCGCGAGGTAACCCATGTTCGTGCCGCCGTATTCCTCCTCGACGGTCATGCCGTGCAGGCCGAGCTCGCCGAGCTTCTTCCACAGATCGGCCGGGAATTCATTCACCCGGTCGATCTCGGCCGCGCGCGGCGCGATCTGGTCTGCGGCGAAAGCCTGGACGGTGTCGCGCAGCATCTCGATCGTTTCGCCGAGGTTGAAGTTGAGGCTCGGAATGTTCATGGGGGTCTCCTCGTTCCTTGTCGATGGCGTTGTTTCGGGACGTCGCGCGAATCAGTATGGACGGCTCGCGGCGAAACGTCGTAGCCCGTAAGAGTAGGCCGCGCGACGAGGCAGCAGGCGCCAAGGTGGTTGCAAATCCTGCCACACCCCCTAATATCGCCGCATGGCTGCGACCCTTCCTCCGATTCCCGATCCCACGCACGGCCCGGCGGCTACACCGATTGCGTTCATTCGCGCGATCGTCGCGGCATACCGCCGCTACGGCATCAATCCCGCCAATGCGCTGCGGCAGGCACAGATTGCACCGGCGGCGCTCGACAACTCCGACGCGCGGGTGACGGCCGCGCAGATGGAGCTGATCTCGGCGATCGCAATGCAGGAGCTCGACGACGAAGCGCTCGGGTGGTTTTCGCGCCGGCTGCCGTGGGGCTCGTACGGGATGCTGTGTCGCGCGTCGATCACGTCACCCGACCTCGGCATCGCGATCAAGCGCTGGTGCCGCCACCATCGGCTGCTCACCGACGACCTCCTGCTGCACCTCGGCGCGCAGCGCGACGTCGCGCACGTGCGGATCGACGTACGCCGCTACCTCGGCGAGATGCACGAGTTCTGCCTCGTGACGATCCTGCGCTACCTGCTCGGCTACGCGTGCTGGGTCGTCGACTCGCGCATCCCGCTGCTCGGCGCGCGCTTCCCGTTTCCGCCGCCGCCGCACCGTTCGGTCTATCCGCTGCTGTTCCAGGGCCCGGTCCAATTCGACGCCGAGCAGGCCGGGATCAGCTTCGACGCGCAGTACCTGCGCCTGCCGCTGCGGCGCGACGAGGCGGCGCTGCAGCAGATGCTGCGCCGCGCGTTGCCGCTGACGGTGCTGCAGTACCGCCGCGACCGCCTGCTCGTGCAGCGCGTGCGCCATCTGCTGCGCGAACGCCTCGACGAAGGCGCGACCGCGGAGACGCTCGCCGAACGGCTGCACCTGTCGCCGCGCACGCTGCACCGCCAGTTGGAAGAGGAAGGCGCGTCGGTGCAGCAGTTGAAGGACGAAGCCCGCCGCGAGCACGCCGTCGACCTGCTGAACCGCACGAACCGCTCGATCAAGCAGATCGCGCTCGCGACCGGTTTTCGCAACGAGAAGAGCTTTTCGCGCGCATTCCGGCAATGGACCGGCGACACGCCGACCGCCTTCCGCAGTCGTCGGGGTCACGCGGAGCCGCCGGCCTGCGGGACGGCGCGGCTGCCGAGGTGACGCGCGAGGCCGACGCCGCCGGCGTGCATCATCGCGACGTGGTTCCAACGGAAGAGCGGTTTCGCCAGCAGGCCGAGCCGATTCATCCAGCGGCGCACGGTGTGCACCTGCCACTCGTAACGCACCGTGGTGAAAGGCGCGTCGCGACCGAGATGGCAGCGGCCGACGCCTTCAAGGTCGCCGTCGACTCGGCCTTCGATCAGACGAAAGGGTTCGATCCGCGTGACGCGGGTGACGATCGTCAGGCGAAACGGCAGCATGCTGCGGCAGGTGCAGCGGCGCCGCGCGCCGACTCCGCTCGCGTCGCCGGACGCGAGCGTGACAACCCCCTCGATGCCCGGCCACCAGACGGGCCAGTTCTCGGCGTCGACGATCGCGTCCCACACTGCATCGATCGGCGCGTCGAATCGCCATAGCGTGGTCACATCGTATCGGACGGTCATGTCGCGTGCGGGCGTCGCGGATCGGCTCTCACGGCGCAAAGAACCGTTCAGGGAAACCGACGTCGAGGTCGACGTCGACGAGATCGACGGTTTCGACGGGATCGTCCGCCTCGTCGAAACTTTCGACTCGTCGCGGAAACAGCGTGTCCTGTGCGAGCCATACCCGGTTGCGATGCACGCCGCCGACGGTGACGCCGCCGGCGCCGGCGACCTCGAAACCGATCGCGGACTCGCCGGCGATCGTTCCCGCGCCGAGCGGCGTCAAGCTTCCGTTGGTGCGCAGTGCCTGCAGATTCTCGAAAAGCGCGCCGACGTCGGAGCGATCGACCGTGTGCCCGCGTGGGCTGCGGACCAGCGGATTGTCGGGTGCGAGGCTCAGCGCGGGCGCGAATCCGAAGCCCCACACGAAGCCGAGGCCGAACGTCCACACCCGCACTTTCCGCGCGCCGGGGTCGTAGATCAGCACCGCGCCCCGATGCGGCTCGATGCAGTCGATCCGCACCCAGCCCGGTTTGCGATAGAAGTACTGCATCACCTGCCGGTCGCCGTCGGGTCCGATCGAGTGCAGCGTCGCGCGATAGCTTTGCAGCGCGCGAAAGCGCGCTTCGGCTTCGTCGAGCAGGTCGGCCATCACTTCACTGGTCGTGCGGCGCGCAGCCGGGCCGCGCAGATCCCGGTACGCCCGCAGGTCGCCCCCCGCACGCGCGGCGATGATCTGCACGCCGACGCCTGCATAGGCGTCCGCCGATCATCAGCGTCGCGGCGGCAATGCCGGGGCCGGAAACCGCGCTGCATCTTCCTTTCATCGCTCTCTCCTTTGACTTTGCGTCAGATCCGCTCGCAGACGATCGCGCGCACGACGATCTCGTCCTGACGGAACGTGCACTCGAGTTCCGCGCGGTAGGCCGCCCACCAGTCGCGGTCGAACGCCTCGACCATCACTTCGACGAGGATCATGTCGTCCTTCGCCGTCGTGCCGCTTTGCGCATCCTTCCATAGCCCGAGCGCGGGCGCCTGCACGAATGCGGTGAGCCCGCCGAAGCGCGCGATCAGCTCGCGCCGCACGCCCTCGAACGTGCGCCGCTCGAAGCGCCGGCCGTCGTTGTCGGTGACGGGGATCAGGATCTGGACGAGATGCATCGCGGGGCTCCGACAGCGGTGAACTCCGAAGGTACAACAGGCCGTGCGCGGCTGTCTCGCGCGAGGCACCTGGCGAAATTTCGCGCCGGCACGGGCGAGCGAAACCCTCTCCTTCATCGCCGAACTTCCCCGCCGCGTGCGCGTCGACGCCTGCATGAGATCGCCGCGCCCGGACTCCGCCGGCAAGGGCCGAGAGCCTGGATGCGCGCCGCGAAGGAGACATCATGCAGTTCGCAGACCGAATGGACGCGGCTGCCCAGCTCGCCGCCGCACTCGATGCGTGGCGCGGGAAGCACGCGCTGATCCTCGCAATTCCCCGCGGCGCGGTGCCGATGGGCGCCGCCCTGGCCGAAGCGCTGCAGGCCGAGCTCGACGTCGTGCTGGTGCGCAAGCTCGGCGCGCCGTGGCAGCCGGAATACGCAGTCGGGGCGATCGACGAGAGCGGCTGGTCGTTCATCTCCGATCCCGATGCCGCGAGCGAGGAGTACCTGGAAGGCGAGCGCGCGCGGCAGCTCGAGCGGTTGAAGGAACGGCGCCGCTCGTATTCGCCCCACCATCCCCCGGTCGATCCCGCCGGGCGCATCGTCATCGTCGTCGATGACGGGCTCGCGACCGGGGCGACGATGATCGGCGCGCTGCACGCGGTCCGCAGCAAAGGGCCGCAGCGGCTGATCTGCGCGGTGCCGGTCGGCGCCCCGGCAAGCGTGGAAAAAGTGAAGCCGTACGCGGACGAAGTCGTGTGCCTGTATACGCCGCCGAATTTCATGGCCGTCGGCCAGTTCTATCGCAACTTCGATCAGGTCGAGGATGACGAAGTCGTGGCCTGCCTCGAGCGGTTTCGCGCCAAACCGGGCGCGCAGCCGGCGGACTGAAAGAGGCGCCGCAGCGGGAGGATCGCGCGGCGGGGGCGCGCCAGGAGCATCGTTTGCGATAAGCTCGCGCCTTCGTTTGCCGACCCCCAACTGCCGGAGCCCAAACTGACTTCCCCGCAACCCGCGATCGCGACCCTCGCAGCCGGTCCCGGTCCGCGCTCGCCGCTCGATCTGTTCATCGCTTTCACCATGCTCGCGCTGCAGGGCTTCGGCGGCGTGCTGGCAGTCGCCCAGCGCGAACTCGTCGATCGCCGCGCCTGGCTGACGCGCGAGGAATTCATCGCCGCGTATTCGCTCGCGCAGCTGCTGCCGGGCCCGAACGTCGTCAATCTGTCGCTGATGCTCGGCGACCGCTTCTTCGGCTGGCGCGGCGCATTCGCGGCGATCGCCGGCATGCTGTTCGCGCCGCTCGTGCTCGTGCTGGTGCTCGCGGCGAGCTACAACCGGCTTTCCGATTACCCGGTCGTCGCCGGCGCATTGCGCGGCATGGGCGCCGTCGCCGCCGGGCTGATGCTGGCGATGGGCTTCAAGATGCTCGGCACGTTACGGCGCAACCCGATGGGGCTCGTGCTGTGCGCACTGCTCGGCCTGGCGACGCTCGTCGCCGTCGCGGTGTTGCGCGTGCCGCTGGCGTGGGTCGTCATCGGGTTCGGCGTCTTCGCATGGGGGCTCGCCCGCTGGTGCATCGCGCGGCAGGAGCGGCAGCCATGACGACCGCCTTCATGCTGTCCGACCTGCCGGAATTCTTCCTGCACTTTCTGACGCTGTCGCTGCTGTCGATCGGCGGCGCGATGTCGACGGCGCCGGAGATGCATCGCCTGCTGGTGCACGATCGCGGCTGGCTCACCGACGCGGACTTCACGACTGCGATCGCGCTCGCGCAGGCCGCGCCCGGGCCGAACGTGCTGTTCGTGCCGGTGCTCGGCTTCCAGGTCGCCGGCCTGCTCGGGGCCGCCGCCGCGTTCGTCGGCATCCTGCTGCCATCGACGCTGCTGTCGCTCGGCGTCAGCCGCTGGGGCAGCCGGCGCCGCGACACCCCGGCGGTGCGCGCGTTCACCGCGGGCCTCGCGCCGGTCACCGTCGGGCTGATGTTCTCGTCCGGCTGGGTGCTCGCGCTGCCTTTCGTGCGCGAACCGGCCCACCGCGTCGGCGGCATCGTGCTGATCGCGGCGACAGTGGTCGCGATGCTGCGCACGCGCCTCGCGCCGATCTGGCTGATCGCCCTCGGCGGCGTCGCCGGCGCGCTCGGCTGGGCCTAGGCGCGGCGTTCACCGCCGACTCCGTTCGACCTCTCAACGTCCGTGGAAATGCGGCTCGCGCTTTTGCATGAACGCGCGCGGGCCTTCGCGCGCATCTTCGCTCGACAATACGCTTCGCTTGCTCTCGTCCTCGAGGCGATACCCCTCGCTGAGCGGCAGCCCGCTCGACGCGACCACCGTGCGCTTGACCGCCTGCACCGCGAGAGGCCCGTTTTTCGCGATTCGCTCGGCCAGCGCAAGCGCTTCCGGCATGACCTGCGAGGCGGGCACGACTCGATTCACCAGCCCCATGCGCCAGGCCTCGTCCGCTGCGAGCGCCTCGCCGGTGAGCATGATCTCCATCGCATGGCAGTACGACACCTGCCGCGGCAAACGCACCATCGATCCCGCGAACGGAATCACCGCCCGCTTGACTTCGGGCAGCGCAAACACGGCGTGTTCGGCGGCGATGCGCAAATCCGTGCCGAGCATCAGCTCGAATCCCGCTGCCATGCATGCGCCGTTGATCGCGGCGATCACCGGTTTGTGCAACGGGTACTCGCGCAAGCCTGACGCGGCAAGGATCTCGGGATCCGCCAGCAGCCGATGGTCCCACTCGTCCTCGGGAGCGCGATCGCCGCTCAAAAGCGGAATCGTCCGTGCCAGGTCGCCTCCGGCACAGAAAGCGCGGTCGCCGCTGCCGGTGACGATTGCGACCCGCAACGCGGGATCGCCGGCGAATGCCTTCACTGCATCACCCAAGCGACACAGCATCTCGGGCGTGAGCGCGTTACGCGTTTGCGGCGCGTTCAGGGTGATCGTGGCAATCGCGCCTTGGCAGTGAAACGTGATCGGAAGAGTCATTTGGCCGTCCATTCGTTGGAGGCACAGGCGTATCCCTCGCGCCCTGTGCGCTGATCCCGGAAATCGTTAATCCTGGAAATCAAAAGAAACTGCATAGCGCCCCATGAGCTCGCGTATGCGCGCTTCGAGCTCGGGTCGCAACGCCTTGTCCGCAATCACGAATCGTAAGGCGGGCCCCGACGCGGTTTCCACGGCCGTCGCCTCGACCTTGCCGGCGAGTCCTGCCTCCGCCAGCCGATCCTGGATCACCCGTTGCGTCGCCAGCGCGCGCAGCGCCGGCTTGTACACCTTGCCGATCGCGGTGACCGGGATCGAGGGAATGATGTCGATCCGCCGCGGAAAAGCCGGCCGCTCGGGGATGTGCGGTGCGATGAAAGCGGCCAGCGCCGCTGGGTCGACTTTCGCCCCCGGCTTGAGTGACACGAAAGCCACCGGCAGTTCTCCCGCATATTCGTCGGGTTCGCCGACCGCGGCGGCCATCAGCACGTCGGGGTGCTTCAGCAGCGCATCCTCGATCACCCGCGGGTCGATGTTGTGGCTGCTGCGGATGATCACATCCTTGGCCCGGCCGGTGACGAAGACGCGCCCTTCGGCATCGACATGACCGATATCGCCGGTGATCAGCCAGCCGTCCGCGGTGAACGTCCCGGTGTTGCGCCGCATATCGGTGTAGCCGGGACCGACGTTCGGCCCGCGCACGCGAAGAATGCCCGTCTCTTCTGCCGCACAGGTTCGCCCGTCGTCGGCGACCGCCCTGACTTCGGTGAAAGGCAACGGCAGCCCGCAGGATCCGGGCGTACGCGGGGCGTGAAACGGCTCGATGCTGATGACGCCGGCGCACTCGGTCATGCCGAGAATGTTTCTGACGGGTATGCCGAAGCGACGCTCGAAAGCCGTGGCGAGTTCGGTCGGCAGCGGTGAGCCGCCGGTGAGCAGCGCACGGACGCTGTCGAGGCGAGCCGGGCCCGGATCGGTGTTCATCAGCGACGCGATGACGGTCGGCACCGCCGCGAGCAAACTGACGCGGTGGCGCTCGACAAAAGTCCAGTAGCGCTCGACGAAGCCGGCGTTGCGCATGCCGAGCAGCGTCGGCAGCACGACTTCGCCGCCGGACAGCAGCGTGGACAGGCCGTACACGAACGCTCCGGCGACATGGAACAGCGGGAAGCCGTTGAGCATGACGTCGCGCTCGCTCGTGGCATACATCTGCGCCGCGCCCCAGGCCGCATGAAGCTGGTTGCGATGCGTGTGCTGGGCCAGCTTCGGCGCGCCGGTGGTGCCACCGGTATGAAACAGGGCCGCGAGCGTCGTCGGCCCGACCTGCCGTTCGAACGTGAGCGCCTCGCCCGGCATCGCCGCGACTTCGCTGGCAAGATCGGCCGCGCCTGCGGCTCCTCCCACCGCCAGCACGTGGCGCAACCCCGGGCACTCCGCCAGCAGTCGCGGCACGCGCGACCAGATGTCGAGATCGGGATCGGGTCCGAGCGTCACGAGGATGTTCGCCCGCGCGGCACGGATCAGTTCGCCGATGTGCTCGGCATTGAGCAGGTAGTTGATCGGGCAGACGACGCCGGCCGTCTCGCCTCCCCACAGCGTGAAGTACGCCTCCGGAATGGGGGGGAGCAGCATCGCGATGCGCGGCTCCTCCCCCGCGGCGAGCTTGTGGAAGAGGTTCGCGGTCCGCGTGATCTCGGTCACGAATTGCGCATAGGTCCAGCTGCGGGCCGGAACAGCGGGATCCGCGACGCTGATGAAGGTCAGCGCGTTGCGCTCCGAATGCTGCTTCGCCGCGTCCGCCAGCGCCTCGAACACGCTGCCGTGACGCATGAAATGCTCATACGGCTCGGCCGCGATGCGCGCCACGTCGCGCGCCGTTGAGATGTGGGACGTCCTCATGCTTACTGCGCCTTGCTTGCGGAAATGAGCGTCCACCGGCCGTTCTCGATCGTCACCATCACGCGTGAGCGCGCGTCCATCCCGTTGTGATCGTCGGGAGTCATGGTCATGATGCCGTGCGAAACGGTCAGGTTCTTCGTGCCTTCGAGGGCATCCCGCAGCGCAGCGCGAAACTCGGGCGTACCGGGCGCCGCCTTCGCCAGCGCGCCCGGAACTGCATTGCGCAGCAGCAACATCGCATCCCACGCATGGGCACCGAAAGTGGTTACGGTGTCCTTGCCGAAGGCCTCCTCGTATCGCTGCACATAGTCCGTCGCGACGGTCTTGATTTCCGAGGCCGGCAGTTGCGCTGCAACGAGTACCGGTCCCGCGGGGAGAATCGTCCCCTCCACGTCCTTGCCGCCGACCCGCAGAAAGTCGTTGTTGGCAACGCCGTGGGTCTGGTAGATGGGTCCGTCGTAGCCGCGCTCACGCAAAGTCTTTTGCGGCAGCGCCGCGGGAGTACCCGCGCCGACGACCGCGACGGCGTCCGGCTTGGCCGCCATCACTTTCAACGCCTGCGCCGTGACGCT
Above is a genomic segment from Azoarcus sp. PA01 containing:
- a CDS encoding acetyl/propionyl/methylcrotonyl-CoA carboxylase subunit alpha, with amino-acid sequence MFEKILIANRGEIACRVIKTARRMGIRTVAVYSEADANARHVRLADEAVLIGPAPAKESYLVIDRIIAAAQQTGAQAIHPGYGFLSENEDFCDACERAGIVFIGPPVSAIRAMGSKSEAKKLMEAAGVPLTPGYHGDNQEPGFLHEQADRIGYPVLIKAAAGGGGKGMRLVERSDDFEAALASCKREAASSFGDEHVLVEKYVTRPRHIEIQVFGDTHGNCVYLFERDCSVQRRHQKVLEEAPAPGMTPERRAAMGRTAVEAAKAVRYVGAGTVEFIAHQDGSFYFMEMNTRLQVEHPVTEMITGLDLVEWQLRVASGEPLPLAQEQLEIRGHALEARIYAEDPAKGFLPSTGKLLHLAPPAEGLHVRVDTGVEEGDEISPFYDPMIAKLIVWDDSREQALARMLQALADYRVVGVANNIEFLSRLTACPAFAGADLDTGLIEREKAYLFPESETTPEEVWLVAALGELLREATWAEEAARRGADPVSPWHARDGWRLNATAKRALIYRVGETQKTVHVAYRGDRYTLTVDGRSADARGRVNERGRLRVELDGTRMDATVITAGRMRHVFLHGRSWQLANVDPLHFSGEGGGAEGGLLAPMPGKVIALLAEPGATVAKGAPLLILEAMKMEHTINAPAAGTVKAYRYAVGDQVGDGAELVEFEPAKG
- a CDS encoding methylcrotonoyl-CoA carboxylase; this encodes MSVIKSNINPRSDEFRANAAALKRLVADLREKAAEVALGGGPAPCDKHTARGKLLPRDRVNHLLDPGTSFLEIGQLAAYGMYDGDAPSAGVIAGIGRVKGLECMIVANDATVKGGSYFPMTVKKHLRAQEIAQMNNLPCIYLVDSGGANLPTQDEVFPDREHFGRIFYNQANMSALGIPQIAVVMGSCTAGGAYMPAMSDETVIVKNQGTIFLGGPPLVKAATGEVVSAEDLGGGDVHTRISGVADHLAENDAHALYIARRIVANLNRVKEVGMNLGGGDEPLYDPEEIYGIIPSDTRKPYDVREVIARIVDGSRFDEFKSRYGTTLVTGFAQLYGYPVGIVANNGILFGESAQKGAHFVELCAQRGIPLIFLQNITGFMVGRKYENAGIAKDGAKMVTAVATAQVPKLTMIIGGSFGAGNYGMCGRAYSPRFLWMWPNSRISVMGGEQAASVLATVRRDGIEAKGGTWSKEDEEAFRAPIREQYEVQGHPYYATARLWDDGVIDPAQSRRVLGLSLSATLNAPIPQTKFGLFRM
- a CDS encoding isovaleryl-CoA dehydrogenase, whose protein sequence is MNIPSLNFNLGETIEMLRDTVQAFAADQIAPRAAEIDRVNEFPADLWKKLGELGLHGMTVEEEYGGTNMGYLAHIIALEEVSRASASVGLSYGAHSNLCVNQIRRNGNAAQKKRYLPKLISGEHVGALAMSEPNAGSDVVSMKLRADRKGDRFVLNGAKMWITNGGDADTLVVYAKTDLDAGPKGVTAFIVEKGMKGFTHGTHLDKLGMRGSNTFPLFFDDVEVPEENVLGQVGGGVKVLMSGLDYERAVLCGGPLGIMAACMDAVVPYLHDRKQFNQPIGEFQLMQGKLADMYSTWMATRAYVYAVGQACDRTDHSRTLRKDAAGAILYSAEKATWMAGEAIQALGGVGYTNEYPVGRLWRDAKLYEIGAGTSEIRRMLIGRELFAETL
- a CDS encoding AraC family transcriptional regulator encodes the protein MAATLPPIPDPTHGPAATPIAFIRAIVAAYRRYGINPANALRQAQIAPAALDNSDARVTAAQMELISAIAMQELDDEALGWFSRRLPWGSYGMLCRASITSPDLGIAIKRWCRHHRLLTDDLLLHLGAQRDVAHVRIDVRRYLGEMHEFCLVTILRYLLGYACWVVDSRIPLLGARFPFPPPPHRSVYPLLFQGPVQFDAEQAGISFDAQYLRLPLRRDEAALQQMLRRALPLTVLQYRRDRLLVQRVRHLLRERLDEGATAETLAERLHLSPRTLHRQLEEEGASVQQLKDEARREHAVDLLNRTNRSIKQIALATGFRNEKSFSRAFRQWTGDTPTAFRSRRGHAEPPACGTARLPR
- a CDS encoding SRPBCC family protein, with protein sequence MTVRYDVTTLWRFDAPIDAVWDAIVDAENWPVWWPGIEGVVTLASGDASGVGARRRCTCRSMLPFRLTIVTRVTRIEPFRLIEGRVDGDLEGVGRCHLGRDAPFTTVRYEWQVHTVRRWMNRLGLLAKPLFRWNHVAMMHAGGVGLARHLGSRAVPQAGGSA